A genomic stretch from Aquila chrysaetos chrysaetos chromosome 1, bAquChr1.4, whole genome shotgun sequence includes:
- the FNIP2 gene encoding folliculin-interacting protein 2 isoform X1, with the protein MCGGTPKATNGTGGQIERARNNNDIPLGNNLSCTKLDERIRKSLRDQSVSCVNKVARLLQNSWSSSEFDLNEIRLIVYQDCERRGRQVLFDSKAVRKIDEAVVQKMAEDASVKISAKNCQASNGNNNISSHSPSISCMQNIKEQIPKYQYTRPASDVNMLGEMMFGSVAMSYKGSTLKIHYIRSPPQLMISKVFSARVGSFSGSNNNLQDSFEYINQDPSLGKLSSNQNALGTCRSGSNLGVLQLCSSKLLQGVSEGGPLRLIRSASFFAAHSTPVDMPSRGQNEDRDSGIARSASLSSLLVTPFPSPSSSSSSSSSYQRRWLRSQTTSLENGIVPRWSTEEMFSMADESCSSNPAMVRRKKIAISIIFSLPEKEEAQRNFQDFFFSHFPLFESHMNKLKYAIEKAMISCRKIAESSQRVQVYISRVMDALGEFRVTIWNLYSVPRIAEPVWLNMMSSTLEKNQLCQRFLKEFTFLIEQINKNQFFAALLTAVLTYHLAWVPTVMPVDHPPIKAFSEKRTSQSVNMLAKSHPYNPLWAQLGDLYGAIGSPVRLTRTVIVGKRKELVQRLLYVLTYFIRCSELQENQLTWSEKAGEGEQVLNGSKITTALEKGEVEESDYVVVTVKNEPALVPPILPPKNEGSKNNSIAEWAHDQESTHAVPASSKEKREAIGKASQNSEASVDCLTSSFRKGAADGRKRTVTDTGIVSYHFEEPSKLEDLMDIKKNKNQNERKVEKQLSSRSSALPCPERSGHRNSHLEKVTFQIGSSASPESDLETHRREMEENMKAFRKNPEVIHCASSSTNLTVDASQNQKESCEAAFIPFSKRNVCYAQIPPCEGKESILNQHMESKGTEINLVNTVSSEPLLPTDNIETVKLPILKETRTLCSGNLENYSPGCVEVVSAVKQDSPKVGAKDVPYGDAGRKIPFRVEGDIPRNESSDSALGASDEEGDCCIPDEVHHDNVSKRLEEFAEVELPLPRSNTISSQCMKNFGRSLLGGYCHTYIPDLVLHGINNDEKLKQCLLADLLHAMHHPVLDEPIAEAICIIADTDKWNVQVATSQRKMMDNMKLGKDVLVSSQVSSLLQSILQLYKLNVPADFCIMHLEDRLQEMYLKSKMLSEYLRGHTRVHVKELGIVLGIESNDLPLLAAIASTHSPYVAQILL; encoded by the exons atgtgtgggGGTACACCAAAAGCTACAAATGGCACAGGGGGACAAATagaaagagcaagaaacaaCAATGATATACCACTTGGAAATAATCTCTCTTGTACCAAATTGGATGAAAGGATTAGAAAATCTTTGAGAGACCAAAGTGTCAGCTGTGTGAACAAAGTGGCTAGACTGCTGCAAAACAG CTGGTCCTCTTCAGAGTTTGACTTGAATGAAATCCGCCTGATAGTTTACCAAGACTGTGAAAGGAGAGGCAGACAGGTCTTATTTGATTCCAAAGCAGTCCGCAAAATTGATGAAGCTGTGGTTCAG AAAATGGCAGAGGATGCTTCTGTAAAGATTTCTGCCAAGAACTGCCAAGCAAGCAATGGGAACAACAATATTTCTTCCCATAGTCCCTCAATAAGCTGTATGCAAAATATCAAAGAACAGATACCGAAGTATCAG TACACCAGACCAGCCTCTGATGTCAACATGCTGGGAGAAATGATGTTTGGCTCAGTGGCAATGAGTTACAAAGGCTCCACCTTGAAAATTCACTATATACG CTCTCCCCCACAGCTGATGATAAGTAAAGTCTTCTCAGCCAGGGTGGGAAGCTTCAGTGGAAGTAACAATAA CTTACAAGATAGCTTTGAATACATCAACCAAGATCCCAGCCTGGGAAAGCTGAGCTCGAATCAGAATGCTTTGGGAACCTGTCGCAGTGGAAGTAATTTAG GTGTGTTACAGCTGTGTAGCAGCAAACTGCTGCAGGGTGTGTCTGAAGGAGGTCCCCTCCGGCTCATCCGCAgtgcttctttctttgcag CACACAGCACGCCTGTTGATATGCCTAGTAGAGGACAAAATGAGGACAGAGACAGCGGCATTGCTCGGTCAG CATCTCTGAGCAGCCTTCTGGTCACTCCTTTTCCATCTCCAAGCTCTTCTTCATCATCTTCTAGCAGCTACCAACGTCGCTGGCTCCGAAGTCAGACAACCAGTTTAGAGAATGGAATTGTTCCAAGGTG GTCCACTGAAGAAATGTTTAGTATGGCTGATGAAAGTTGCAGCTCCAATCCTGCAATGGTtcggaggaaaaaaattgcaatcaGCATAATCTTTTCTCTGCCTGAGAAAGAAGAAGCACAGAGAAACTTCCAGGATTTCTTCTTCTCtcactttcctctttttgaaTCTCACATGAACAAGCTGAAATATGCAATAGAAAAG GCCATGATCTCATGTAGAAAAATAGCAGAATCCAGCCAAAGAGTGCAGGTTTATATCAGCCGTGTCATGGATGCCCTGGGAGAATTCAG AGTTACCATCTGGAACCTGTATTCTGTTCCAAGAATTGCAGAGCCTGTGTGGCTTAATATGATGTCCAGCACCCTGGAAAAGAATCAGCTATGCCAGCGTTTTCTTAAAGAATTTACGTTTCTGATAGAACAGATCAACAAAAATCA gttctttgctgctttgttaaCCGCAGTGCTGACATATCATCTGGCTTGGGTCCCAACGGTAATGCCGGTTGACCATCCTCCCATAAAAGCCTTCTCCGAGAAGCGCACATCACAGTCTGTGAACATGCTGGCAAAATCCCATCCATATAACCCTCTCTGGGCACAGCTTG gTGATCTCTACGGTGCCATAGGCTCTCCAGTTAGATTGACCCGAACTGTTATTGTTGGAAAGCGCAAAGAGTTGGTGCAGCGTTTGCTTTATGTTCTAACTTACTTCATTCGGTGCTCTGAGCTGCAGGAAAATCAGCTGACATGGAGTGAgaaggctggggaaggagagcaaGTGCTAAATGGAAGCAAGATCAcaactgcactggaaaagggaGAGGTAGAAGAGTCTGATTATGTGGTTGtcactgttaaaaatgaacCTGCACTTGTGCCTCCAATCCTACCTCCAAAGAATGAGGGAAGTAAGAACAATAGTATTGCAGAGTGGGCACATGACCAAGAAAGCACTCATGCTGTCCCAGcctcttcaaaagaaaagagagaagcaatAGGAAAGGCCAGTCAGAACTCCGAAGCATCTGTTGACTGTCTAACTAGCAGTTTCCGTAAAGGAGCAGCCGATGGTAGGAAAAGAACTGTCACTGATACAGGAATCGTATCCTACCACTTTGAAGAGCCATCTAAATTGGAGGATTTAATGGATATAAAGAAGAACAAGAACCAGAATGAGagaaaagtagaaaagcaaTTGTCTAGTAGGTCATCTGCCTTACCTTGTCCTGAGAGGTCTGGCCACAGGAATTCACACTTAGAAAAGGTCACCTTTCAGATTGGAAGTTCTGCATCACCAGAGTCAGACTTGGAAACTCatagaagagaaatggaagaaaatatgaaggCATTCAGAAAAAATCCAGAGGTGATACATTGTGCTTCAAGTTCCACAAATCTGACCGTGGATGCTTCCCAGAATCAAAAAGAAAGTTGTGAAGCTGCCTTTATACCCTTCAGTAAACGTAATGTTTGTTATGCACAAATCCCACCTTGTGAAGGGAAGGAGAGTATACTTAACCAACATATGGAAAGTAAAggaactgaaattaatttagtgaACACAGTATCTAGTGAACCACTTTTGCCCACAGATAACATAGAAACTGTAAAATTGCCAATCCTGAAAGAAACTAGAACTTTATGCTCTGGCAATCTGGAGAACTATTCCCCTGGCTGTGTAGAAGTAGTTTCTGCTGTCAAACAGGATTCCCCTAAAGTAGGTGCTAAAGATGTCCCCTATGGGGATGCTGGAAGGAAAATCCCCTTCAGAGTTGAAGGGGACATTCCAAGGAATGAGAGTTCAGACAGTGCTCTTGGAGCTAGTGATGAAGAAGGTGATTGTTGTATCCCTGATGAAGTGCATCATGATAATGTCAGCAAAAGACTTGAAGAGTTTGCAGAAGTGGAACTTCCTTTACCAAG gtcAAATACAATCAGCAGTCAATGCATGAAAAATTTTGGAAGATCACTTCTAGGTGGTTACTGTCATACATATATACCTGATCTAGTGCTGCATGGAataaataatgatgaaaaactCAAGCAGTGTCTACTAGCAGACCTACTTCATGCAATGCAT CATCCAGTGCTAGATGAGCCCATAGCAGAAGCCATCTGCATTATTGCAGACACGGATAAGTGGAACGTACAAGTAGCCACAAGCCAGAGAAAGATGATGGACAATATGAAGTTAGGCAAGGATGTTTTGGTTTCAAGTCAAGTATCCAGTTTATTGCAGTCTATTTTACAGCTTTACAAACTCAACGTCCCAGCTGACTTT
- the FNIP2 gene encoding folliculin-interacting protein 2 isoform X2, translating to MCGGTPKATNGTGGQIERARNNNDIPLGNNLSCTKLDERIRKSLRDQSVSCVNKVARLLQNSWSSSEFDLNEIRLIVYQDCERRGRQVLFDSKAVRKIDEAVVQKMAEDASVKISAKNCQASNGNNNISSHSPSISCMQNIKEQIPKYQYTRPASDVNMLGEMMFGSVAMSYKGSTLKIHYIRSPPQLMISKVFSARVGSFSGSNNNLQDSFEYINQDPSLGKLSSNQNALGTCRSGSNLAHSTPVDMPSRGQNEDRDSGIARSASLSSLLVTPFPSPSSSSSSSSSYQRRWLRSQTTSLENGIVPRWSTEEMFSMADESCSSNPAMVRRKKIAISIIFSLPEKEEAQRNFQDFFFSHFPLFESHMNKLKYAIEKAMISCRKIAESSQRVQVYISRVMDALGEFRVTIWNLYSVPRIAEPVWLNMMSSTLEKNQLCQRFLKEFTFLIEQINKNQFFAALLTAVLTYHLAWVPTVMPVDHPPIKAFSEKRTSQSVNMLAKSHPYNPLWAQLGDLYGAIGSPVRLTRTVIVGKRKELVQRLLYVLTYFIRCSELQENQLTWSEKAGEGEQVLNGSKITTALEKGEVEESDYVVVTVKNEPALVPPILPPKNEGSKNNSIAEWAHDQESTHAVPASSKEKREAIGKASQNSEASVDCLTSSFRKGAADGRKRTVTDTGIVSYHFEEPSKLEDLMDIKKNKNQNERKVEKQLSSRSSALPCPERSGHRNSHLEKVTFQIGSSASPESDLETHRREMEENMKAFRKNPEVIHCASSSTNLTVDASQNQKESCEAAFIPFSKRNVCYAQIPPCEGKESILNQHMESKGTEINLVNTVSSEPLLPTDNIETVKLPILKETRTLCSGNLENYSPGCVEVVSAVKQDSPKVGAKDVPYGDAGRKIPFRVEGDIPRNESSDSALGASDEEGDCCIPDEVHHDNVSKRLEEFAEVELPLPRSNTISSQCMKNFGRSLLGGYCHTYIPDLVLHGINNDEKLKQCLLADLLHAMHHPVLDEPIAEAICIIADTDKWNVQVATSQRKMMDNMKLGKDVLVSSQVSSLLQSILQLYKLNVPADFCIMHLEDRLQEMYLKSKMLSEYLRGHTRVHVKELGIVLGIESNDLPLLAAIASTHSPYVAQILL from the exons atgtgtgggGGTACACCAAAAGCTACAAATGGCACAGGGGGACAAATagaaagagcaagaaacaaCAATGATATACCACTTGGAAATAATCTCTCTTGTACCAAATTGGATGAAAGGATTAGAAAATCTTTGAGAGACCAAAGTGTCAGCTGTGTGAACAAAGTGGCTAGACTGCTGCAAAACAG CTGGTCCTCTTCAGAGTTTGACTTGAATGAAATCCGCCTGATAGTTTACCAAGACTGTGAAAGGAGAGGCAGACAGGTCTTATTTGATTCCAAAGCAGTCCGCAAAATTGATGAAGCTGTGGTTCAG AAAATGGCAGAGGATGCTTCTGTAAAGATTTCTGCCAAGAACTGCCAAGCAAGCAATGGGAACAACAATATTTCTTCCCATAGTCCCTCAATAAGCTGTATGCAAAATATCAAAGAACAGATACCGAAGTATCAG TACACCAGACCAGCCTCTGATGTCAACATGCTGGGAGAAATGATGTTTGGCTCAGTGGCAATGAGTTACAAAGGCTCCACCTTGAAAATTCACTATATACG CTCTCCCCCACAGCTGATGATAAGTAAAGTCTTCTCAGCCAGGGTGGGAAGCTTCAGTGGAAGTAACAATAA CTTACAAGATAGCTTTGAATACATCAACCAAGATCCCAGCCTGGGAAAGCTGAGCTCGAATCAGAATGCTTTGGGAACCTGTCGCAGTGGAAGTAATTTAG CACACAGCACGCCTGTTGATATGCCTAGTAGAGGACAAAATGAGGACAGAGACAGCGGCATTGCTCGGTCAG CATCTCTGAGCAGCCTTCTGGTCACTCCTTTTCCATCTCCAAGCTCTTCTTCATCATCTTCTAGCAGCTACCAACGTCGCTGGCTCCGAAGTCAGACAACCAGTTTAGAGAATGGAATTGTTCCAAGGTG GTCCACTGAAGAAATGTTTAGTATGGCTGATGAAAGTTGCAGCTCCAATCCTGCAATGGTtcggaggaaaaaaattgcaatcaGCATAATCTTTTCTCTGCCTGAGAAAGAAGAAGCACAGAGAAACTTCCAGGATTTCTTCTTCTCtcactttcctctttttgaaTCTCACATGAACAAGCTGAAATATGCAATAGAAAAG GCCATGATCTCATGTAGAAAAATAGCAGAATCCAGCCAAAGAGTGCAGGTTTATATCAGCCGTGTCATGGATGCCCTGGGAGAATTCAG AGTTACCATCTGGAACCTGTATTCTGTTCCAAGAATTGCAGAGCCTGTGTGGCTTAATATGATGTCCAGCACCCTGGAAAAGAATCAGCTATGCCAGCGTTTTCTTAAAGAATTTACGTTTCTGATAGAACAGATCAACAAAAATCA gttctttgctgctttgttaaCCGCAGTGCTGACATATCATCTGGCTTGGGTCCCAACGGTAATGCCGGTTGACCATCCTCCCATAAAAGCCTTCTCCGAGAAGCGCACATCACAGTCTGTGAACATGCTGGCAAAATCCCATCCATATAACCCTCTCTGGGCACAGCTTG gTGATCTCTACGGTGCCATAGGCTCTCCAGTTAGATTGACCCGAACTGTTATTGTTGGAAAGCGCAAAGAGTTGGTGCAGCGTTTGCTTTATGTTCTAACTTACTTCATTCGGTGCTCTGAGCTGCAGGAAAATCAGCTGACATGGAGTGAgaaggctggggaaggagagcaaGTGCTAAATGGAAGCAAGATCAcaactgcactggaaaagggaGAGGTAGAAGAGTCTGATTATGTGGTTGtcactgttaaaaatgaacCTGCACTTGTGCCTCCAATCCTACCTCCAAAGAATGAGGGAAGTAAGAACAATAGTATTGCAGAGTGGGCACATGACCAAGAAAGCACTCATGCTGTCCCAGcctcttcaaaagaaaagagagaagcaatAGGAAAGGCCAGTCAGAACTCCGAAGCATCTGTTGACTGTCTAACTAGCAGTTTCCGTAAAGGAGCAGCCGATGGTAGGAAAAGAACTGTCACTGATACAGGAATCGTATCCTACCACTTTGAAGAGCCATCTAAATTGGAGGATTTAATGGATATAAAGAAGAACAAGAACCAGAATGAGagaaaagtagaaaagcaaTTGTCTAGTAGGTCATCTGCCTTACCTTGTCCTGAGAGGTCTGGCCACAGGAATTCACACTTAGAAAAGGTCACCTTTCAGATTGGAAGTTCTGCATCACCAGAGTCAGACTTGGAAACTCatagaagagaaatggaagaaaatatgaaggCATTCAGAAAAAATCCAGAGGTGATACATTGTGCTTCAAGTTCCACAAATCTGACCGTGGATGCTTCCCAGAATCAAAAAGAAAGTTGTGAAGCTGCCTTTATACCCTTCAGTAAACGTAATGTTTGTTATGCACAAATCCCACCTTGTGAAGGGAAGGAGAGTATACTTAACCAACATATGGAAAGTAAAggaactgaaattaatttagtgaACACAGTATCTAGTGAACCACTTTTGCCCACAGATAACATAGAAACTGTAAAATTGCCAATCCTGAAAGAAACTAGAACTTTATGCTCTGGCAATCTGGAGAACTATTCCCCTGGCTGTGTAGAAGTAGTTTCTGCTGTCAAACAGGATTCCCCTAAAGTAGGTGCTAAAGATGTCCCCTATGGGGATGCTGGAAGGAAAATCCCCTTCAGAGTTGAAGGGGACATTCCAAGGAATGAGAGTTCAGACAGTGCTCTTGGAGCTAGTGATGAAGAAGGTGATTGTTGTATCCCTGATGAAGTGCATCATGATAATGTCAGCAAAAGACTTGAAGAGTTTGCAGAAGTGGAACTTCCTTTACCAAG gtcAAATACAATCAGCAGTCAATGCATGAAAAATTTTGGAAGATCACTTCTAGGTGGTTACTGTCATACATATATACCTGATCTAGTGCTGCATGGAataaataatgatgaaaaactCAAGCAGTGTCTACTAGCAGACCTACTTCATGCAATGCAT CATCCAGTGCTAGATGAGCCCATAGCAGAAGCCATCTGCATTATTGCAGACACGGATAAGTGGAACGTACAAGTAGCCACAAGCCAGAGAAAGATGATGGACAATATGAAGTTAGGCAAGGATGTTTTGGTTTCAAGTCAAGTATCCAGTTTATTGCAGTCTATTTTACAGCTTTACAAACTCAACGTCCCAGCTGACTTT
- the FNIP2 gene encoding folliculin-interacting protein 2 isoform X6: MAEDASVKISAKNCQASNGNNNISSHSPSISCMQNIKEQIPKYQYTRPASDVNMLGEMMFGSVAMSYKGSTLKIHYIRSPPQLMISKVFSARVGSFSGSNNNLQDSFEYINQDPSLGKLSSNQNALGTCRSGSNLGVLQLCSSKLLQGVSEGGPLRLIRSASFFAAHSTPVDMPSRGQNEDRDSGIARSASLSSLLVTPFPSPSSSSSSSSSYQRRWLRSQTTSLENGIVPRWSTEEMFSMADESCSSNPAMVRRKKIAISIIFSLPEKEEAQRNFQDFFFSHFPLFESHMNKLKYAIEKAMISCRKIAESSQRVQVYISRVMDALGEFRVTIWNLYSVPRIAEPVWLNMMSSTLEKNQLCQRFLKEFTFLIEQINKNQFFAALLTAVLTYHLAWVPTVMPVDHPPIKAFSEKRTSQSVNMLAKSHPYNPLWAQLGDLYGAIGSPVRLTRTVIVGKRKELVQRLLYVLTYFIRCSELQENQLTWSEKAGEGEQVLNGSKITTALEKGEVEESDYVVVTVKNEPALVPPILPPKNEGSKNNSIAEWAHDQESTHAVPASSKEKREAIGKASQNSEASVDCLTSSFRKGAADGRKRTVTDTGIVSYHFEEPSKLEDLMDIKKNKNQNERKVEKQLSSRSSALPCPERSGHRNSHLEKVTFQIGSSASPESDLETHRREMEENMKAFRKNPEVIHCASSSTNLTVDASQNQKESCEAAFIPFSKRNVCYAQIPPCEGKESILNQHMESKGTEINLVNTVSSEPLLPTDNIETVKLPILKETRTLCSGNLENYSPGCVEVVSAVKQDSPKVGAKDVPYGDAGRKIPFRVEGDIPRNESSDSALGASDEEGDCCIPDEVHHDNVSKRLEEFAEVELPLPRSNTISSQCMKNFGRSLLGGYCHTYIPDLVLHGINNDEKLKQCLLADLLHAMHHPVLDEPIAEAICIIADTDKWNVQVATSQRKMMDNMKLGKDVLVSSQVSSLLQSILQLYKLNVPADFCIMHLEDRLQEMYLKSKMLSEYLRGHTRVHVKELGIVLGIESNDLPLLAAIASTHSPYVAQILL, translated from the exons ATGGCAGAGGATGCTTCTGTAAAGATTTCTGCCAAGAACTGCCAAGCAAGCAATGGGAACAACAATATTTCTTCCCATAGTCCCTCAATAAGCTGTATGCAAAATATCAAAGAACAGATACCGAAGTATCAG TACACCAGACCAGCCTCTGATGTCAACATGCTGGGAGAAATGATGTTTGGCTCAGTGGCAATGAGTTACAAAGGCTCCACCTTGAAAATTCACTATATACG CTCTCCCCCACAGCTGATGATAAGTAAAGTCTTCTCAGCCAGGGTGGGAAGCTTCAGTGGAAGTAACAATAA CTTACAAGATAGCTTTGAATACATCAACCAAGATCCCAGCCTGGGAAAGCTGAGCTCGAATCAGAATGCTTTGGGAACCTGTCGCAGTGGAAGTAATTTAG GTGTGTTACAGCTGTGTAGCAGCAAACTGCTGCAGGGTGTGTCTGAAGGAGGTCCCCTCCGGCTCATCCGCAgtgcttctttctttgcag CACACAGCACGCCTGTTGATATGCCTAGTAGAGGACAAAATGAGGACAGAGACAGCGGCATTGCTCGGTCAG CATCTCTGAGCAGCCTTCTGGTCACTCCTTTTCCATCTCCAAGCTCTTCTTCATCATCTTCTAGCAGCTACCAACGTCGCTGGCTCCGAAGTCAGACAACCAGTTTAGAGAATGGAATTGTTCCAAGGTG GTCCACTGAAGAAATGTTTAGTATGGCTGATGAAAGTTGCAGCTCCAATCCTGCAATGGTtcggaggaaaaaaattgcaatcaGCATAATCTTTTCTCTGCCTGAGAAAGAAGAAGCACAGAGAAACTTCCAGGATTTCTTCTTCTCtcactttcctctttttgaaTCTCACATGAACAAGCTGAAATATGCAATAGAAAAG GCCATGATCTCATGTAGAAAAATAGCAGAATCCAGCCAAAGAGTGCAGGTTTATATCAGCCGTGTCATGGATGCCCTGGGAGAATTCAG AGTTACCATCTGGAACCTGTATTCTGTTCCAAGAATTGCAGAGCCTGTGTGGCTTAATATGATGTCCAGCACCCTGGAAAAGAATCAGCTATGCCAGCGTTTTCTTAAAGAATTTACGTTTCTGATAGAACAGATCAACAAAAATCA gttctttgctgctttgttaaCCGCAGTGCTGACATATCATCTGGCTTGGGTCCCAACGGTAATGCCGGTTGACCATCCTCCCATAAAAGCCTTCTCCGAGAAGCGCACATCACAGTCTGTGAACATGCTGGCAAAATCCCATCCATATAACCCTCTCTGGGCACAGCTTG gTGATCTCTACGGTGCCATAGGCTCTCCAGTTAGATTGACCCGAACTGTTATTGTTGGAAAGCGCAAAGAGTTGGTGCAGCGTTTGCTTTATGTTCTAACTTACTTCATTCGGTGCTCTGAGCTGCAGGAAAATCAGCTGACATGGAGTGAgaaggctggggaaggagagcaaGTGCTAAATGGAAGCAAGATCAcaactgcactggaaaagggaGAGGTAGAAGAGTCTGATTATGTGGTTGtcactgttaaaaatgaacCTGCACTTGTGCCTCCAATCCTACCTCCAAAGAATGAGGGAAGTAAGAACAATAGTATTGCAGAGTGGGCACATGACCAAGAAAGCACTCATGCTGTCCCAGcctcttcaaaagaaaagagagaagcaatAGGAAAGGCCAGTCAGAACTCCGAAGCATCTGTTGACTGTCTAACTAGCAGTTTCCGTAAAGGAGCAGCCGATGGTAGGAAAAGAACTGTCACTGATACAGGAATCGTATCCTACCACTTTGAAGAGCCATCTAAATTGGAGGATTTAATGGATATAAAGAAGAACAAGAACCAGAATGAGagaaaagtagaaaagcaaTTGTCTAGTAGGTCATCTGCCTTACCTTGTCCTGAGAGGTCTGGCCACAGGAATTCACACTTAGAAAAGGTCACCTTTCAGATTGGAAGTTCTGCATCACCAGAGTCAGACTTGGAAACTCatagaagagaaatggaagaaaatatgaaggCATTCAGAAAAAATCCAGAGGTGATACATTGTGCTTCAAGTTCCACAAATCTGACCGTGGATGCTTCCCAGAATCAAAAAGAAAGTTGTGAAGCTGCCTTTATACCCTTCAGTAAACGTAATGTTTGTTATGCACAAATCCCACCTTGTGAAGGGAAGGAGAGTATACTTAACCAACATATGGAAAGTAAAggaactgaaattaatttagtgaACACAGTATCTAGTGAACCACTTTTGCCCACAGATAACATAGAAACTGTAAAATTGCCAATCCTGAAAGAAACTAGAACTTTATGCTCTGGCAATCTGGAGAACTATTCCCCTGGCTGTGTAGAAGTAGTTTCTGCTGTCAAACAGGATTCCCCTAAAGTAGGTGCTAAAGATGTCCCCTATGGGGATGCTGGAAGGAAAATCCCCTTCAGAGTTGAAGGGGACATTCCAAGGAATGAGAGTTCAGACAGTGCTCTTGGAGCTAGTGATGAAGAAGGTGATTGTTGTATCCCTGATGAAGTGCATCATGATAATGTCAGCAAAAGACTTGAAGAGTTTGCAGAAGTGGAACTTCCTTTACCAAG gtcAAATACAATCAGCAGTCAATGCATGAAAAATTTTGGAAGATCACTTCTAGGTGGTTACTGTCATACATATATACCTGATCTAGTGCTGCATGGAataaataatgatgaaaaactCAAGCAGTGTCTACTAGCAGACCTACTTCATGCAATGCAT CATCCAGTGCTAGATGAGCCCATAGCAGAAGCCATCTGCATTATTGCAGACACGGATAAGTGGAACGTACAAGTAGCCACAAGCCAGAGAAAGATGATGGACAATATGAAGTTAGGCAAGGATGTTTTGGTTTCAAGTCAAGTATCCAGTTTATTGCAGTCTATTTTACAGCTTTACAAACTCAACGTCCCAGCTGACTTT